From Kineosporia succinea, the proteins below share one genomic window:
- the cobM gene encoding precorrin-4 C(11)-methyltransferase has protein sequence MTVYFIGAGPGAADLLTIRGLRILQKAPVCLYAGSLVPKELLDECSLGTRLVDTANLDLEQIMAEFKAADNRGVDVARLHSGDPSVFSAVAEQMRRLDDLRVPYEIVPGVPAFAAAAAALKREFTVPGVGQTVILTRIARQATAMPEGQELEKLAESRSTLVLHLAVQEIDDVVATLAPFYGADGPVAVVAKASRADEQILRGTLSTIAGQVHEAGIRRTAVIVVGPVLTAHEFPDSHLYSTERSRH, from the coding sequence GTGACCGTATATTTCATCGGTGCCGGCCCGGGAGCGGCCGACCTGCTGACGATCCGGGGGCTGCGCATCCTGCAGAAGGCCCCGGTCTGCCTGTACGCGGGCTCCCTGGTGCCGAAGGAACTGCTCGACGAGTGCTCGCTCGGCACCCGGCTGGTCGACACCGCCAACCTGGATCTCGAGCAGATCATGGCCGAGTTCAAGGCCGCCGACAACCGCGGCGTGGACGTGGCCCGGCTGCACTCCGGTGACCCGTCGGTGTTCAGCGCCGTCGCCGAGCAGATGCGCCGCCTCGACGACCTCCGCGTCCCCTACGAGATCGTGCCCGGCGTGCCCGCCTTCGCCGCCGCCGCGGCCGCTCTCAAGCGTGAGTTCACGGTGCCCGGCGTGGGCCAGACCGTGATCCTGACCCGCATCGCCCGCCAGGCCACCGCGATGCCCGAGGGCCAGGAGCTGGAGAAGCTGGCCGAGAGCCGCTCGACGCTGGTGCTGCACCTGGCCGTCCAGGAGATCGACGACGTGGTCGCGACGCTCGCGCCCTTCTACGGCGCCGACGGCCCGGTCGCGGTGGTGGCCAAGGCCAGCCGCGCCGACGAGCAGATCCTGCGGGGCACGCTGAGCACCATCGCCGGGCAGGTGCACGAGGCCGGGATCCGTCGCACCGCCGTCATTGTCGTGGGGCCGGTGCTCACGGCCCACGAATTCCCGGACAGCCACCTCTACTCCACCGAACGGAGCCGTCACTGA
- the cbiE gene encoding precorrin-6y C5,15-methyltransferase (decarboxylating) subunit CbiE yields MPTVPPPADAADVTPRERLVVAGIGADGWAGLTTAARAALTEADVVFGGDRQLALLPAEVAANRVAWPTPLVRALALLLVKTPGARKVVLASGDPTFFGIATTIARVAPGFDLEVLPHPSSVSLACARMGWAQQDTDVISLVGRPAATLQPGISPGRRLLVLVPGEDSPALVAGLLRDRGFGPSELTALSNLGAADETRVCASADEWPATGYPAHAPAGPKTLTVLAVTCRPGARPQRLSRTPGLPDDAFENDGQLTKRHVRAVTLSALAPEPGELLWDVGGGAGSIGIEWLRTHPSCRAVSIERDQRRSDRITRNADLLGVPQLEVRTGEAPAALHGLPTPDAVFVGGGLTAPGLLDQCWQALAPGGRMVVNVTTLESEMLLAEAYSMYGGTLTKIEITRATAIGRFTGWRPAMPVTQWVAWKELT; encoded by the coding sequence GTGCCCACCGTTCCACCGCCCGCCGACGCCGCCGATGTCACGCCGCGTGAGCGCCTCGTCGTGGCCGGGATCGGCGCCGACGGGTGGGCCGGTCTCACCACCGCCGCCCGCGCGGCCCTGACCGAGGCCGACGTGGTGTTCGGCGGCGACCGGCAGCTCGCCCTGCTGCCCGCCGAGGTCGCCGCGAACCGGGTGGCCTGGCCGACGCCCCTGGTGAGGGCCCTGGCGCTGCTGCTGGTGAAGACCCCCGGCGCCCGCAAGGTGGTGCTGGCCAGCGGGGATCCCACGTTCTTCGGCATCGCCACCACCATCGCCCGGGTCGCCCCCGGCTTCGACCTGGAGGTGCTGCCGCACCCCTCGAGCGTTTCCCTGGCCTGCGCCCGGATGGGCTGGGCGCAGCAGGACACCGACGTGATCAGCTTGGTCGGGCGTCCCGCCGCCACCCTGCAGCCCGGCATCTCCCCCGGCCGCCGCCTGCTCGTGCTGGTGCCCGGCGAGGACTCCCCCGCCCTGGTCGCCGGCCTGCTGCGTGACCGTGGGTTCGGGCCCAGCGAGCTCACCGCCCTGAGCAACCTGGGCGCCGCCGACGAGACCCGGGTCTGCGCGTCCGCCGACGAGTGGCCGGCCACCGGTTACCCGGCGCACGCCCCGGCCGGCCCGAAGACCCTGACCGTGCTGGCCGTGACGTGCCGCCCGGGGGCCCGACCGCAACGCCTCTCGCGCACCCCCGGCCTGCCCGACGACGCGTTCGAGAACGACGGCCAGCTCACCAAGCGTCACGTCCGGGCCGTCACGCTCTCGGCCCTGGCCCCCGAACCCGGCGAACTGCTGTGGGACGTCGGTGGTGGCGCCGGCAGCATCGGCATCGAGTGGCTGCGCACGCACCCCTCGTGCCGGGCGGTCAGCATCGAGCGCGACCAGCGGCGCAGCGACCGCATCACCCGCAACGCCGACCTGCTGGGCGTGCCCCAGCTGGAGGTGCGCACCGGTGAGGCGCCCGCCGCCCTGCACGGGCTGCCCACCCCCGACGCCGTTTTCGTCGGCGGTGGGCTGACCGCCCCCGGCCTGCTCGACCAGTGCTGGCAGGCCCTGGCCCCGGGCGGGCGGATGGTCGTGAACGTGACCACCCTGGAATCGGAAATGCTTCTGGCTGAGGCATATTCAATGTACGGCGGAACCCTGACGAAGATCGAGATCACCCGGGCCACCGCGATCGGGCGGTTCACCGGGTGGCGCCCCGCCATGCCGGTGACGCAGTGGGTCGCCTGGAAGGAACTGACGTGA
- a CDS encoding galactose-binding domain-containing protein — MSGFLLVPLLATLLAVPLTLTATTASASSETTKQTDWKGNSANPYGGTDYYIDATGGRDTANGTSTQTAWKSLAKANATTFAPGDRILLKAGEQWDDEQLWPKGSGREGKPITISAYGQARTRPYIATNGNVPSPFRADGTKNPETVGLTGAVVLRNQQYWDINQIELSNDDDFATDITTGSYVRDGVMVSINADKIGTDTIMNHFRINDIYVHDTDGPSSWQKIHYGAVNFQVFGSKNYQEYGTGGYYFDDVRIENNTFKHVELHAIQFAFNWFGADGTASGQYDESGKFHEGWEQLWVRTRDLYSRNVYIGHNYAESIGQGAIQLANTKQMLVEYNEVNGFLERYDAVSCGLYLWAGADSVMQYNEVYGGPANEYDGTPWDLEYTNFNVTYQYNYSHDNAAGWMAYMGNSSNSVARYNLSVNDNGVLVKNMLSTNYSPTYFANNTFVYDGAAMDYVHDETFLSPVYFLNNIFYNSSKTDTTPWYRRTGALRQAVFSNNDYYEAGGTHSAQEPADPRGLREDPQFTKDPSTYTQATGIKDTAKRFALKSTSPLIDAGRYNVHLGAEDILGTKLYYGDAPDIGIAERKIGDRVKNPVDDDPVEENGSAPNLALGKPVTASSTHPGAGGTLGAVNLTDGSFSTRWAAADDATYPITLDVDFGADTTFSQVVLDEYTDSGTNPRVQTFELQRWTGSAWVTFAEGSEGVGHDLAVSFDQVTTPKLRVSLTSKKASETYTPTLTEITVHA; from the coding sequence ATGTCAGGCTTCCTGCTCGTACCGCTACTCGCCACACTGCTGGCCGTTCCGCTGACACTGACGGCGACCACCGCGTCCGCAAGCTCTGAAACCACGAAACAAACCGACTGGAAAGGCAATTCGGCCAACCCCTACGGCGGCACCGACTACTACATCGACGCCACCGGTGGGCGCGACACCGCGAACGGCACCAGCACGCAGACCGCCTGGAAATCCCTGGCCAAGGCCAACGCCACCACCTTCGCCCCCGGCGACCGCATCCTGCTGAAGGCCGGCGAGCAGTGGGACGACGAGCAGCTCTGGCCGAAAGGCTCGGGCCGCGAGGGGAAACCGATCACGATCTCGGCCTACGGCCAGGCCCGGACCCGCCCCTACATCGCGACCAACGGCAACGTGCCCAGCCCGTTCCGGGCCGACGGCACCAAGAACCCCGAAACCGTGGGCCTGACCGGCGCCGTCGTGCTCCGCAACCAGCAGTACTGGGACATCAACCAGATCGAGCTGTCGAACGACGACGACTTCGCCACCGACATCACCACCGGCAGCTACGTGCGCGACGGCGTCATGGTCTCGATCAACGCCGACAAGATCGGCACAGACACGATCATGAACCATTTCCGCATCAACGACATCTACGTGCACGACACCGACGGCCCCAGCTCCTGGCAGAAGATCCACTACGGCGCCGTGAACTTCCAAGTCTTCGGAAGCAAGAACTACCAGGAGTACGGCACCGGCGGCTACTACTTCGACGACGTCCGCATCGAGAACAACACCTTCAAACACGTCGAGCTGCACGCCATCCAGTTCGCCTTCAACTGGTTCGGCGCCGACGGCACGGCCTCCGGCCAGTACGACGAGAGCGGCAAGTTCCACGAGGGCTGGGAACAGCTCTGGGTACGCACCCGCGACCTCTACAGCCGCAACGTCTACATCGGCCACAACTACGCCGAAAGCATCGGCCAGGGCGCGATCCAGCTGGCGAACACCAAGCAGATGCTGGTCGAGTACAACGAGGTGAACGGCTTCCTCGAACGCTACGACGCGGTCTCGTGCGGCCTGTACCTGTGGGCCGGCGCCGACTCGGTGATGCAGTACAACGAGGTCTACGGCGGCCCGGCCAACGAGTACGACGGCACCCCCTGGGATCTCGAGTACACGAACTTCAACGTCACCTACCAGTACAACTATTCGCACGACAACGCCGCGGGCTGGATGGCCTACATGGGCAACAGCTCGAACTCGGTGGCGCGGTACAACCTCAGCGTCAACGACAATGGCGTGCTGGTGAAGAACATGCTCTCGACCAACTACTCACCCACATACTTCGCCAACAACACGTTCGTCTACGACGGCGCCGCCATGGACTACGTGCACGACGAGACGTTCCTGTCACCGGTCTACTTCCTGAACAACATCTTCTACAACAGCTCGAAAACCGATACCACGCCCTGGTACCGGCGCACCGGTGCCCTGAGGCAGGCCGTGTTCTCCAACAACGACTACTACGAGGCCGGCGGCACGCACTCGGCGCAAGAACCCGCCGACCCCCGCGGCCTCCGCGAGGACCCGCAGTTCACGAAGGACCCGTCGACCTACACCCAGGCGACCGGAATCAAGGACACGGCCAAGCGTTTCGCTCTCAAGAGCACCTCCCCCCTGATCGACGCCGGTCGCTACAACGTGCATCTCGGAGCCGAAGACATCCTCGGCACCAAGCTGTACTACGGTGACGCCCCCGACATCGGTATCGCCGAGCGCAAGATCGGCGACCGGGTGAAGAACCCGGTCGACGACGACCCGGTCGAGGAGAACGGCTCGGCCCCGAACCTGGCGCTGGGCAAGCCGGTCACCGCGAGCTCGACGCATCCGGGCGCCGGCGGCACACTCGGCGCGGTGAACCTGACCGACGGCTCGTTCAGCACCCGCTGGGCCGCCGCCGACGACGCCACCTACCCGATCACCCTCGACGTCGACTTCGGCGCCGACACCACGTTCAGCCAGGTCGTGCTCGACGAGTACACCGACTCGGGCACGAACCCCCGGGTGCAGACCTTCGAGCTGCAGCGCTGGACCGGGTCGGCCTGGGTCACCTTCGCCGAGGGGTCCGAGGGCGTCGGCCACGACCTGGCGGTGTCGTTCGACCAGGTCACCACCCCGAAGCTGCGGGTGAGCCTGACCTCGAAGAAGGCGTCCGAGACCTACACCCCCACGCTGACCGAGATCACCGTGCACGCCTGA
- a CDS encoding alpha-L-fucosidase: MNVPALTAVRPSPRQLAWQQLEFYGFLHFGMNTMTDREWGLGHEDPALFDPAALDADQWVRTLKSAGLRAVILTAKHHDGFCLWPSAVTRHSVASSPWKNGQGDVVAEVAAAADRHGLKFGIYLSPWDRTEASYGSGRAYDDFYVAQLTELLTSYGPVFCVWLDGANGEGPNGKVQTYDWERYYATVRRLQPSAVISVCGPDVRWCGNEAGETRTDEWSVVPRALQDVERIAAKSQQVDDGEFARTVRSDDADLGSREALHGISDLVWYPSEVNTSIRPGWFHHPSENGEVRSVDELFDIYRHSVGGNATFLLNVPPTRDGVIHPQDVATLEGLGARIADFRSRTLKADLREDDALTLLLDSPHAVEAVVLGEDIAQGQRIEHVLLEARLDDRWETLAEANTVGYQRILTFPPVVTTAVKITVTQSRATPVITRAEVIGA; encoded by the coding sequence ATGAACGTCCCCGCCCTGACCGCGGTCCGGCCGTCACCCCGGCAACTGGCCTGGCAGCAGCTCGAGTTCTACGGCTTCCTGCACTTCGGCATGAACACCATGACCGACCGCGAATGGGGCCTGGGCCACGAGGATCCCGCGTTGTTCGACCCCGCGGCCCTCGACGCCGACCAGTGGGTCCGCACCCTGAAAAGCGCTGGCCTGCGGGCCGTCATCCTCACCGCCAAACACCACGACGGCTTCTGCCTCTGGCCCAGCGCCGTCACCCGGCACTCCGTCGCCTCCTCCCCCTGGAAGAACGGGCAGGGGGACGTGGTGGCCGAGGTCGCGGCGGCCGCCGACCGGCACGGCCTGAAGTTCGGGATCTACCTGTCGCCGTGGGACCGCACCGAGGCCTCGTACGGGTCCGGCCGCGCCTACGACGACTTCTACGTCGCCCAGCTCACCGAGCTCCTGACCAGCTACGGCCCGGTGTTCTGCGTCTGGCTCGACGGCGCCAACGGCGAGGGTCCCAACGGCAAGGTCCAGACCTACGACTGGGAGCGGTATTACGCCACCGTGCGCCGTCTCCAGCCCAGCGCCGTGATCAGCGTGTGCGGTCCGGACGTGCGCTGGTGCGGCAACGAGGCCGGCGAGACGCGCACCGACGAGTGGAGCGTGGTGCCCCGGGCCCTGCAGGACGTGGAGCGCATCGCCGCGAAGTCGCAGCAGGTCGACGACGGCGAGTTCGCCCGCACCGTCCGCAGCGACGACGCCGACCTCGGCTCCCGCGAAGCCCTGCACGGCATCAGCGACCTCGTCTGGTACCCCTCCGAGGTCAACACCTCGATCCGGCCGGGCTGGTTCCACCACCCGTCCGAGAACGGCGAGGTGCGTTCCGTGGACGAGCTCTTCGACATCTACCGGCACTCGGTCGGCGGCAACGCGACCTTCCTGCTGAACGTTCCCCCCACCCGCGACGGCGTGATCCATCCGCAGGACGTGGCCACCCTCGAGGGGCTGGGCGCCCGCATCGCCGACTTCCGTTCTCGCACCCTCAAGGCCGACCTGCGTGAAGACGACGCACTGACGCTGCTTCTCGACTCACCTCACGCGGTGGAGGCCGTGGTGCTGGGCGAGGACATCGCCCAGGGCCAGCGCATCGAGCACGTTCTGCTCGAGGCCCGGCTCGACGACCGCTGGGAAACCCTGGCGGAGGCGAATACCGTCGGCTACCAGCGCATTCTGACGTTCCCCCCGGTCGTGACGACAGCCGTGAAGATCACCGTGACGCAGAGCCGGGCCACCCCCGTCATCACCCGGGCCGAGGTGATCGGCGCATGA
- a CDS encoding LacI family DNA-binding transcriptional regulator gives MTDVARAAGVSAQTVSRALRDSPNVSPDTRRRVLTAVDELGYRLNNAAKALSSGRSHTIGLVLLQSGGYYSRSAVTAGVEAAAGRAGYAVSIATIAGLDTGQLERSLTKLATQNVDGIVIAVPLISVTQKIEDITRDIPTVTVDGSRTEGALVLGIDQREAGRIATQHLLDLGHRQVWHVAGPDEWIEARQRRQGWQECLASAGIEPPPVLEGDWSPGSGHHQGSILALIPEVTAVFVASDEMAFGVVRALREKGRDVPTQVSIVSVDDIALAAYCSPPLTTVRQDFYASGAAAVDLLLSAPTDAAAGASHQPAPAELSVRASTAPPPSTRTARTT, from the coding sequence ATGACGGATGTGGCACGGGCCGCGGGGGTTTCGGCGCAGACGGTGTCGCGGGCGCTGCGGGACTCCCCCAACGTCAGTCCGGACACCAGGCGGCGTGTACTGACGGCCGTCGACGAGCTCGGCTACCGCCTCAACAATGCGGCGAAGGCGCTGAGTTCCGGGCGTAGTCACACGATCGGGCTGGTCCTGCTGCAGTCGGGAGGCTATTACTCGCGATCCGCCGTCACCGCCGGGGTCGAGGCCGCTGCCGGGAGAGCGGGTTACGCGGTCAGCATCGCGACCATCGCGGGGCTGGACACCGGGCAGCTCGAGCGGTCACTGACCAAGCTCGCCACTCAGAACGTCGACGGCATTGTCATTGCGGTGCCGCTGATCTCGGTCACCCAGAAGATCGAGGACATCACCCGGGACATCCCCACCGTCACCGTCGACGGTTCCCGCACCGAAGGCGCCCTGGTACTCGGCATCGACCAGCGCGAGGCCGGCCGGATCGCCACCCAGCACCTGCTCGACCTCGGCCACCGCCAGGTCTGGCACGTCGCCGGCCCGGACGAGTGGATCGAGGCCCGTCAGCGCCGCCAGGGCTGGCAGGAGTGCCTGGCCTCGGCCGGCATCGAGCCGCCACCGGTGCTCGAGGGCGACTGGTCACCCGGCTCGGGGCACCACCAGGGCTCCATCCTGGCCCTGATTCCCGAAGTCACAGCCGTGTTCGTGGCCAGCGACGAGATGGCGTTCGGCGTCGTCCGGGCCCTGCGCGAGAAGGGCCGCGACGTGCCCACCCAGGTCTCGATCGTCAGCGTCGACGACATCGCGCTGGCCGCCTACTGCTCGCCCCCGCTCACCACCGTGCGCCAGGACTTCTACGCCTCCGGCGCCGCCGCGGTGGACCTGCTGCTCTCCGCCCCCACCGATGCCGCTGCCGGCGCCTCCCACCAGCCCGCCCCCGCCGAACTCTCGGTGCGCGCCTCCACCGCCCCGCCCCCGTCCACCCGCACCGCCCGCACGACATAA
- a CDS encoding DUF2505 family protein: MSAQFELSWVYGISPLVTFRTMTRLEHLTEKARQLGYEDFHVLELRERAGVFRQVAERQAADIMPARRFFGGKSVMTETQSWQQSTWNGSRQGEYLVELAAAPQVEIVGQLALEPAGTVGTRFTIAVQLETHGRFGRKGGPEVAASLSQRLEEEHAFRLQWLERQVPYGM; the protein is encoded by the coding sequence ATGTCAGCGCAGTTCGAACTCAGCTGGGTCTACGGGATCTCACCACTGGTGACTTTCCGGACGATGACCCGGCTCGAGCATCTCACCGAGAAGGCGAGGCAGCTCGGGTACGAGGACTTCCACGTCCTCGAACTCCGGGAACGGGCCGGCGTCTTCCGGCAGGTCGCCGAGCGTCAGGCGGCGGACATCATGCCCGCCCGCCGGTTCTTCGGCGGCAAGTCCGTGATGACCGAGACCCAGTCGTGGCAGCAGTCCACCTGGAACGGCTCCCGCCAGGGCGAGTACCTGGTCGAGCTGGCCGCGGCACCGCAGGTGGAGATCGTGGGTCAGCTGGCTCTCGAGCCCGCCGGCACCGTGGGCACCCGCTTCACCATCGCCGTGCAGCTCGAGACGCACGGACGGTTCGGCCGCAAGGGCGGGCCCGAGGTCGCGGCGTCACTGAGCCAGCGGCTGGAGGAGGAGCACGCCTTCAGGCTGCAGTGGCTGGAGCGACAGGTCCCCTACGGTATGTAA